Below is a window of Edaphobacter dinghuensis DNA.
CGGTCGGCAGTTCTCAAAAGAGAAATTCTAAGTTGACCTCTCGCTTCTATCTTGTTATTGTTCAAAGCTAATGACGATGGATACTATGCCGCTGATTTGTTGTTGCTCCTGTTGTGAGCAGGCGCAGCTGCGTGGATAATTTCGGGTCATAACGAAGAGATTTCAAAGCATCTTTTTCGGTTCCCACGCAAGCTATCCGGCACATGCGTGGGTTTTTCTTTTTTTCTCCTCCCACATTTGTTTCTTGCTCTAAGCTAGTACGCCATCAGCATTCCAGATGATGTATTTCGCCGCGAAAGCTTCTATCAGAGTTTTTGTGATTAGGCCGAGGACCTATCCCTCCGCAATACATACCTCTTAAGTCCCTCTCGGGGTTTCTGAAAGGAATACATGCACTACAAACTTCGCGATCTTCTCTCTCCAGGACTTGTTCTTGCTCTTCTTTTAGGTGTTGGCCAACTCTCTGCACAATCGACAGGAAATATTCGCGGTACGGTCAGCGACTCGACCGGCGCGGCGATTCCAGATGCCAGTGTCACAGTCACGAACACACAAACTGCTCAGACGCGTTCAACGCAAACCACTAACAGCGGTGTCTTTGTGTTTCCCAATCTGCCCATTGGCCGCTACGAACTACAGGTTTCAAAGCCAGGATTCAGCTCCCAGACGCGTGAAGGAACAGAACTGCTAACAGGTCAAACCATCGGGCTCGATATCACTCTCGCTGTCGGCTCGCAGACTCAGTCGTTCACCGTTGAAGCCGACACGCAGCAGATTCAAACCACCACCTCCACTGTCGCCCAGTCGATCGATGAGAAGCAGATGCAGGATCTCCCTCTCAACGGCCGAAATCCTCTACAGCTCACCACACTGACCCCGGGCGCGAGGTTGACGAATACCGGAACAGAGAGCGGACAACAGGACAACCAGGGGCTGACAGTCAATGGCTTGCGCGCCACGCAAAACAACTTTCAGCTCGACGGAGCCTTGTATGTAGATCGCTTCTTCGACTCTGTGCCGATCTTACCCAGTCCCGATGCACTCCAGGAGTTCACCATCCAGGCCGCCAATTACAGCGCAGCCTATGCCGGAGCAGGAGCTCTTGTTCAACTCTCTTCGCGGTCGGGCACCAATAAAATCCATGGCTCGGCATTCGAGTTTTTTCGGAACACGGTCCTCGATGCCAATAACTACTTTCCTGTAAAGAGCCCTACCGGCGCAATCATCCTGCCACCTTACAAACTCAATCAGTTCGGCGGCACTGTGGGCGGGCCGATCCGTCGCGACAAGACCTTCTTCTTCTTCTCAGCAGAAGATCTTCAGCAACGCTCTTCACCAAATCCCGCGACACTCACGCTCCCAACGGCCGCCCAAGTAGCCGGTGACTTCTCCAGTCTCTGCACCTCCGGCACCTTCAGTTCTACGACGGGAATCTGCACCAAGGGCGTACAGATCTTCAACCCTGCCACTGGAAAGCCCTATCCCGGAAACATCATTACGACTCCAATGGATGCGCTCTCCAAAGCGGTCTACAACCAATATCTGGCCGCTACCCCAGGCGTACTGAACCCGAACAGCCCGACCACCAATACGTTCACAAGCCTTACCAATGCAAACATCGACAGCACCCAGTATTTGATCCGCATCGATCACGCTCTCACAGATAACAATCACCTGAGTGGCCGCTATTTCTACAATCAGGACAACTTTCAACGCGCCTTCACCGCGCCTCTCGGCTTCTACGCAGCCAACCTTTTCCGCAATCAGTCTCTGACGCTCAGCGATACGCACATCTTCAGCCCAACACTCACCGCAACAGGTTACGTGACCGGTGGCCGATTTGCCCGCACTCAAATTCCTGAAGCGCCTGGCCTGAAAACACTTCAATCACTTGGCCAAAACGTACCGCTCGGAACCTTCAATGTACCGATCTTCCCAGGTGTCCGTGACAACATCTCGGGCTACGTCGATGTCTTTTCCGGCGGCGCTCTCACGCAGGATTCCACTTCATTTGAATTCAAAGGTGAAGTCGTGAAGCTGGTTGGCGCCAACACGTTTACGCTTGGCGGTGCCCTTGAGCGGACTCGAATCGATGCAACTGACTTTTCTTATGTGCCAGGAGATAACACCTTCAACGGACAGCGCACACAGGCGCCTTCCGGCACAATCCTGCCTGCTGGCGTGACCAGCGGCAACGCCTACGCCGACTTCTACACGGGTTATGAATCATCGTTCTTTCAGGACAACGGTCGAAAATTCTACCTTCGCGAATGGCGCCCGTCTCTCTTCTTCCAGGATGACTGGAAGCTGACTCATGATCTGACTCTCAACATTGGCCTG
It encodes the following:
- a CDS encoding carboxypeptidase-like regulatory domain-containing protein, which gives rise to MHYKLRDLLSPGLVLALLLGVGQLSAQSTGNIRGTVSDSTGAAIPDASVTVTNTQTAQTRSTQTTNSGVFVFPNLPIGRYELQVSKPGFSSQTREGTELLTGQTIGLDITLAVGSQTQSFTVEADTQQIQTTTSTVAQSIDEKQMQDLPLNGRNPLQLTTLTPGARLTNTGTESGQQDNQGLTVNGLRATQNNFQLDGALYVDRFFDSVPILPSPDALQEFTIQAANYSAAYAGAGALVQLSSRSGTNKIHGSAFEFFRNTVLDANNYFPVKSPTGAIILPPYKLNQFGGTVGGPIRRDKTFFFFSAEDLQQRSSPNPATLTLPTAAQVAGDFSSLCTSGTFSSTTGICTKGVQIFNPATGKPYPGNIITTPMDALSKAVYNQYLAATPGVLNPNSPTTNTFTSLTNANIDSTQYLIRIDHALTDNNHLSGRYFYNQDNFQRAFTAPLGFYAANLFRNQSLTLSDTHIFSPTLTATGYVTGGRFARTQIPEAPGLKTLQSLGQNVPLGTFNVPIFPGVRDNISGYVDVFSGGALTQDSTSFEFKGEVVKLVGANTFTLGGALERTRIDATDFSYVPGDNTFNGQRTQAPSGTILPAGVTSGNAYADFYTGYESSFFQDNGRKFYLREWRPSLFFQDDWKLTHDLTLNIGLRWDPWIPPIDKNNTLVGFLPGFKSTIAPGAPVGLQFNGDPGSHPAVFKNNYLDLAPRFGFAYNVHGAGKTVVRGAFGIFYGFPEGLLYQRTDAAQPVNLYLNLVNPPQWDNVYANFAGGSPFPRGSVSRSQFATYNFITPFSGGVLNPAAKVAYTEDYNLTVEQQLPWNFALSIAYVGNHALHVMGSRQFNPAVYAPGATVANEQSRRLYPGLGAVELADSYEYANYNSLQVNVTRRVTHNLTLLTNLVYSKVFDNNSSATEGNSGPPNPFNLASAYGPADFDQKIRFNASINYFLPKLQVNKFAGAVVNGWQANSIIFVQTGMPFTILSGTDRSLSGIGNDYADAVPGVSPARPSGASRLTKYFNPAAFVQAATGTFGDTSRNFLRGPGYTDVDASLFKDVFPERRIHGQFRAEAFNLFNHTNLNNPGATVSSTGSFGHITGANSPRVFQFGAKVLF